From the genome of Leptotrichia sp. oral taxon 847:
CAAAATTTCCAAAAAAAGATTTTTCTTTATTTTCTTCAAAATCCTTTTTCACTCTTTCAAAAAACTTTGTATCTTCGTCATTTTTCTCAGCCGTCTCACTCTCTGATTTCACTTCATCAAAATCAGATTTTTCAAACTCCAAAGCAACTCTATACGCTTCATTAATCCTCATAAACATCTCAGGAAACTCTTCAGGATGATATTTTTTCAACATTTTAGAATATGCAATTTTTATTTTCTTCTTATCATCTGTTGGCTCTATTTCCAGTATTTTAAACGCTTCATCAAAATTCAAAATTATCACTCCTAATTTTTTCTCAAATAATAGATACAATAAACAGTCTATCTATACTTTAAATTTAAACAACTTTATTATTTAGTGAGTAGCAACATAAAATGGCATAAGCAATCTAATTCCTTTCAAAAATTCCTCAACAAGCTCATCCAAACTCTCAAATCTTTCAATTTCTTCCACATCAAACTTAACCAAAACTTTCCTAATTTTCCCATTTTTCCACTCTTTAAGAAATCTTTTTCTATTACTTTCATTTCCCTCAAATCTATCCAAAGCACAGTTTTCCTTACTTTTTGAAAATTGCACAAAATAATAAAGCGGTTTATCAATCGGCACTTCCAAAACTTTATTCTGATTTTCAAGCGTATTTTCCCCAATTTTTCTCTCAACAAAACTCACTTCAAGCGAAATCCCAACTTTTCTAGTTTTCTCATTTTTAAAAACTCTCAAAGCGATCCCTGATTCACTTTCACTATCCCCATCTTGCCGCAAAAATACCCAAAGATAAGGTCTTGCAATCTGAGCCTGATTCATCCAACTACTAACTTTTTGCAAATGAAATCCATCTGTCTTTTCTTCTAAAGCCTTTGCAATTTCCGTAAAAACTTTTCTAGCATTTTGCCCATTTTTCCTAAAAAGCTCCATATCTTCCCTTAAATCTCCCGCCTTTTCAGGTTTTACATATTTTTTTCCTTCATAATTTGTATATTCGATTAATGGGTTATAGTTAAATTTTTTTGTCATATTTATCATCCTTTTTGTTTAATTTCTATTTTTAAAATTATAACATATTTTATTAAAATAAAAAACTATACTAAATTTTAAACTAGTATAGCTTTTATACAAATATTGTTATGTTACTTATTCATACTATTGTATTCTTTTACAAGCTCGTTAAATGATTTGATAACGTTTTCTGGCGACCCTGTTTCATTTTCCAAGAAGAATTGATCTCTTAATGAAAATTCAGATATTGGTTTTTTTGCTTCAATTCTTTCCACAAGATTAGCTAAACTAGCTTTAAAATTATCAGCTTTATTTGTGAAACCAGTTAAATCATAATCTTTATAACCTTCTTTTTTCATTTGTTTTTCATCTTTTGCGTATTTATTAAATTCTCCTACCACATTAATTAATTTTTCCTGTAAAGCTTTAAATTTAGCCGCATCTCCAGAAACTACATCTGCCCCAGTTAATTTTTGTCTGCTAATTTCATTTAGCACTTCTTCTCCCACGCTCAAAATCATCATTCTGTTATACGCAATTACTCTTCCTTCTTTTTGCAGTTGCTTAGCTTCCTTTTCCCTTTGCTCAACTATTTTTTTATCCATTTCTGTTCTAAATGCCAAAACTGCTACATCATATTTTTTTAGAATTTCTAAAAATTTTGTATGAAATTCCTGAGCTTTCTTGTAATTGTCACTTGTATAGTCTTTTCCAGAATAATAAGAATTCATATCATCTGCTAATGGTTTCAATTCTTTAAATACTGCAAGTAAATTTTCCGAAGTCTTGTCAAGTTCTGCCATTTTAGGTTTTGCCGGTATTGCTTTTTCCAACTCTGTTATAATATTCTTAACATCGTAAAAATCTGCATCTACACTTCCATCCGGCTTTTTAAATTGAGCTTCTGCCCCAACTTCTTTAAAATAAGAATTAGCTGTCTTTTCAAAGCTATGCAATTTATTATAAATTTCAATATACAAATTATATTTTTCAACTTCATTAACTTTCTTATTTGTTCCCCCAATATTTTTTAAGTCAGGCCCTTTATCCTTACCATTTCCTTTTTTTCCACACGAAATTACAAGTAACAGCATCAATAACGTTACTAATACTTTTGTTTTTTTCATTCTTATCAACTCTCTTTCTTTAATTTATTTTTTCTAAAAAAATCAAAAATTTTTATATTTTAATTTTTAATAATTATAAAATTTATTATTTGTAAGGTGTACTTTTCTCTGCAACTTCCATCTGCACTGAAATATCCTCTTCCTCATAATTAAAAACCCTTTCAATCCTATCCCTTAAAATTTTTAGATATTTTCCCCTATACTCTTCATTCCGTTGCATTTTGTTAACTTCACATTCCCAAATCGTAATAACGCTAATATCCCGCTCAAAAAGTTTCTCACGAACCTCAACATCCCGCTCCACATTCCTCCTAAACTTCTCTTTCCAAAATTCCATATGTGTCTTAGGAAAAGTAGCAATTTTACAATCCTTATGCCTATGCCAAAAGCATCCATTCACAAATATCGCAGTATTATATTTCAAAATAAAAATATCAGGCGTTCCTGGAAGCTGTGAATAATTCACTCTGTACCTATATCCCATTTTATAAAGTAATTTCCGAATATAAATTTCAAGTTTTGTATTTTTGGATTTTATTCTTGCCATGTTCTGGCTTCTTGTGAGAGGTTTTTTCTTTTTCATTTTTATTTTCCTTAATAATTATTATCAAGTATTTTCTTTATATTTTCTGCAATTGCTTCTATAACTGTAACTGTAACTGTGTTGCCTAACTGTTTATAAAGATGAGTATCAGCCACTGTTAGCTTAAAATCATCTGGGAATCCTTGTAATCTAGCCCATTCTCTAGGCGTTAATTTTCGAATAAATTCTCTATTTATTTTTCCTTTTATATTTGTTACTGGCTTAAAGTTTGTTAATTTTTCATCAACAATTAAATTTCTTTCTCTTCCTATTCCACCACATACTAATGTTCTAGCAATTTCATTTTTATCTCTTATTTCATATCCAAATCCATTTCCTTTTAATTTATGTCTTTGTTTATGTTTTCTTAAGCATTCTAGATAAACATCAGATAAATAATACTTAGGAGAAACTTCTTTTTTTTCTAAAATATCAATAATTTTTTTGCTGTCATCTTTTTTTCTCGGAAAAATAAAATTTGACGAATCAATATTTTTTCTAAAAGCGACTATGTATACTCTTTCTCTGTTTTGTGGAACTCCAAAATTTTTACTATTAATAATTTCACTATATACTTTATAGCCCATATTTTCTAAAATTTCTGTTATCTTTTTAAAAGTTTTTCCATTGTCATGATTTACAAGATTCTTAACATTCTCACAAAATATAACTTTAGGTTTATGATATTTTGCTATTCTAACTACATCAAAAAATAAAGTCCCCCTAGCATCTTCAAATCCTTTTTTAAATCCTGCAAGCGAAAAAGCCTGACAAGGAAAACCTGCTAACAATATATCGTGTTTTGGTATTTCTTTTTCATCTATTTTGGTTATATCTCCATTTATATTTAGTTTATCAGTAAAATTTGCTTTATAGGTTTCTTGTGCTTTTTTATCTATTTCACTAATAAATATTGTTTCAATATTTTTTTTAAATGCATATTCAAATCCAAGTCGCACTCCACCTATCCCAGCAAATAAATCTATTGATTTATAGTACATCCTATCTCCATACAAGTTTTATTTTTTAATTTAAAATTTTATTCAAGATTTCTATTAATTTTTTTATATCTTCACTTTCTTTTTGTATCCATAAATTTGATAATCTCTTGATTCCAGCTTTTTTAAACTCCAAACTAGTGTATTCTTTTTCTATAATTTCATCTATTATTTTTTTTGCATTATCTTTTGCAACTTTTTGAGATTCATTATTATTACATTCAAAATTTATAGGATATTTATCAAATTTTTCTTTATAAATATTTTTTATATCATCATTTTTTAAAAGCATCAATTCTGGTGTCAAATCAGGTAAGTAATAAATACTATTGTTATGGTATTTTAAGTATTTTATATACATTTCACATTTCTGTTGTTCTTTATTATTCCCACTATCAGGAAACACATTGATTTCTTGACCAAAAGCCTTTTTAACACACTCTTTTAAATAATTAGAATTTTTACTATTTTCAACTGTCAGTTTCTTTTCATTAAATAAAAATTCTTTTTTCATATCACCATCTAATACCATAAATATTTTATTTTCAAAATCCTTATGAGAAACTATAGTTGGTAAATATTTAGCAATCAATGTAGCTTCACCACCACTAACAAAAATAACATCTAAAAAAACATCCTTTTTAATAAACTGTAATGTACTTTCTATCATACATTTTGTTGCATAATCTTCACAAAAAATTATTTTTTTATGTGCAACACTATCTTCTATATCAAAAAAAGCTTCCTCATAATTGATATTTTGTTTTATTTCAAACTTACCATCATTATTAGTTATATATAACTTTATAGCAGATGAGGGTAAATCTTTTAAAAATATAGGCGAATGAGTAGAAATTACTACCTGTAATTTTTTTTCTTTAATGTTCTCTAATAAAAATTTTTTTAGTTTTTCTTGAGCCCCTGGATGTATTGACACCTCAGGCTCATCTAATAATATTAAACTGTATTCAGGAGCTTCTGTTATTTTCTTTACTAACTGAATAACTGCTACTTCTCCACTCCCTGCATTAGCTTCCGAATAATTAGATGAAACTCTAGTTTTTACTAAAATAGATGTTCCTTTATTTTTAAAAAGAGAATGTTCTGCTATTTTTATATCTACATAATCCTTACCCAATATATAACTAATTTGCTTTATTAATTTGTCTGACACTTCAACAAGCTTTCCTATTTTTTCATCTTTAACTCCAGGAAATTTCATAGGTTTATTGTCAAATAATCTTTTTAGATATTTTGAGCGTTCTCTTAATAATTTTTTTCTCTCGTTTAATTTTTCTTTGGAAAAATGAAAAATTTTATCAAAAGCACTAACTTCAGCTCTAAAATCTAAATAAACAACTTCTTTATTTACTGGAGAATTTCTTTTTTTCCCTCCTATCATACCATCTGTTTTTTTTGGTTTTGCAGTTTCCCAATAATCTGGGTCTTCTTTTTTAGTCTTAGAACCTTTTCTTTTGCTTCTTTGTTTTTTTACTTCTTTTATATTTGAGTTACTATCTTCTCTATATCCATAAAAAAATCTATTTCTTTCTTTATCTGAATTTTCATTTATCGGATCTACTTCAGTCGAAAACCAAAAATCTGAACAACTTTTATTCAAAGGTGCACCATAAAGAGCATGTAAAGTAGAACTTTTTCCTGATCCATTCTTTCCAACTAATACTGTCAAAGGAAATTCAAAATCAATTTTTGAATTAGGAAAAAGATTTTTATAATAGGGAAAAACTATGTACTCTATATAATTTTTAAAAGCCTTTCCCTGCTTCATTCTTTGAATAGTATTAATCAATTCAATTATTCCATTTTTATTCATAAAAACTCCTATTCATTAATTAAACCCTCAATTCCTCCCTATCCTCCACAATCTCATCCTTATACTTATCCAAAATCGGATTAATCTCATTTTTCACAAAATCTTCGGTCTGCTGTCCAGCAAATCCAGTATAATTAGCTGAAACCAAGATTCCTTCCATATCTTCTGCTTTCAGACCTAATCTACCGTCTTTTATAATTCTGTCAATTAATCTGTTAGGCTTCCCATTCAATTTAATTTCCTTTGTTTCTTCCATCGAAAGTTCTCTTATGATTTCATGAACTTCTTGTCTATCCATCCCTTTTTTTACTGATTCCATAATGATGTTTTCAGTTGCCATAAATGGTAATTCCTTTTGGATGTTTGTTTCAATTACTTTTGGATAAACAACAACTCCATCCATAATGTTAAGCCAAATAATTAAAATTGCATCCACTGCTAAAAATGCCTGTGGAATTGAAAGTCTTTTACTTGCTGAATCGTCTAGCGTTCTTTCAAACCATTGTGTTGCAAAAACTAGCGCCCCTGTTTGTGAGCTTGAAATTACATATTTGGCAAGTGACGAAATTCTTTCGCTTCTCATCGGATTTCTCTTGTAAGCCATCGCACTTGAACCAATTTGATTTTTTTCAAACGGTTCTTCTAATTCTTTTAAATGTTGCAACAATCTGAAATCGTTTGTAAATTTATGTGATGATTGAGCAATATTTGACAACAAATTCAAGATTTGCGCATCCACTTTTCTATCGTAAGTTTGCCCTGAAACACCTTGTTTTTTATCAAATCCAGCTTTTTTCGTAACCAGTTCATCTAGTTGCTTTACTTTTTCAAAATCTCCTTCAAATAAGTCTTTAAAACTAGCCTGAGTCCCAGTAGTCCCTTTAACTCCTCTAAATCTCAGGTGCTCTAATCTAAATTCCAATTCCTCAAAATCAAGAAGCAACGAATGAAGCCACAAAGTCGCTCTTTTCCCAACAGTCGTAAGCTGTGCTGCCTGAAAATGTGTAAATCCTAAAGTTGGCAAATCTTTATATTCCAATGCAAAATCTCGCATTTTTTCAATTAAGACAAGCATCCTTTTTCTAATGACTAAAAGCCCTTCTTTAATTTGAATCAAATCAGTATTATCCCCGACATATGCACTTGTCGCTCCCAAGTGAATAATTTTTCTCGCATTTTTAGCCTGCTCTCCATAAGTATGCACATGAGCCATCACATCGTGTCTTAACTTTTTCTCAAATTTTGCTGCAACTTCAAAATCCACATCATCTTTATATTTTTTAAGTTCCTCAATTTGTTCATCAGTAATAAAATCAAGCCCAAGTTCCTTCTCAGCCTCCGCCAAATTTATCCACAACTTTCTCCAAGTTCTAAACTTAAACTCAGGTGAAAAAATATGCAACATTTCTTTACTCGAATATCTCTCCGCCAACGGATTTGAATATATACTCATATCTGCCATTTCTAATTCCTCCTACTTAATTTTACTTACCTTTCTCTATAAATTTATACTCTGAACCTAAATTCCAATTAAATTCAGTCCCTAATTTATCCCAATCATAATTTTTATTTTTTATTTTTGAGTTTTTATGATAACAATTTTCACAACATGTTATTATTTGAAATTCAGAAGAATATGATAAAATACTCAAAATCCCAAATAATATAATTACCATTTTATTCATAATTCTCCTTCATATACACAAATTTTACTTTTTTAATCAACCTTGATAACTTTAAAAATTTTTAACTTTTCTAATTCTTTCAAATACTTATCAGAAAGTTTTTCATCTTTTTTCCTGATTTGCATCGTTGCACTCACTAACGTTTTTATTATTACCTCATCTTTTGAAATGACATTCTTATAATTTTCGTCTTTGATTGTTTCTAAAAATATATTTAATATTTCTTCGTATTTTTCTTGTGAGTACCCTGATAAAAAAGTTCTTTCTGCTAAATTTCTTCTTCTATAATCTTCCATTTCATCTTTTGGAATGAACGTTAATTCTTTTTTCTGCTTAATATCCATTTCTATTGCTTTTTTCCCATACTCAAATGAATTTTTAAAATCCTTTTTGTAAAAATACGCAGATGAAATTCCATAATAAGCCCAATAATTAGTACTTACATTTTTTAAATTACTTTTTAAAATTCTATTATACAGCTCTATTGCTTCATCATATTTTGAATTTTTTAAATAAATCATACCGATATTAAGATATTCTGCCATATATTTGTCAGATAATTTTTTCGTAGAAGAAAATTCATTTACTGCCTTTTTATATCCTTCAATAAATTCATTATCTACTTTAAGTTGCTTCAAATTTTTTATTTCACTATTAA
Proteins encoded in this window:
- a CDS encoding sakacin A production response regulator; the protein is MTKKFNYNPLIEYTNYEGKKYVKPEKAGDLREDMELFRKNGQNARKVFTEIAKALEEKTDGFHLQKVSSWMNQAQIARPYLWVFLRQDGDSESESGIALRVFKNEKTRKVGISLEVSFVERKIGENTLENQNKVLEVPIDKPLYYFVQFSKSKENCALDRFEGNESNRKRFLKEWKNGKIRKVLVKFDVEEIERFESLDELVEEFLKGIRLLMPFYVATH
- a CDS encoding YiiG family protein yields the protein MKKTKVLVTLLMLLLVISCGKKGNGKDKGPDLKNIGGTNKKVNEVEKYNLYIEIYNKLHSFEKTANSYFKEVGAEAQFKKPDGSVDADFYDVKNIITELEKAIPAKPKMAELDKTSENLLAVFKELKPLADDMNSYYSGKDYTSDNYKKAQEFHTKFLEILKKYDVAVLAFRTEMDKKIVEQREKEAKQLQKEGRVIAYNRMMILSVGEEVLNEISRQKLTGADVVSGDAAKFKALQEKLINVVGEFNKYAKDEKQMKKEGYKDYDLTGFTNKADNFKASLANLVERIEAKKPISEFSLRDQFFLENETGSPENVIKSFNELVKEYNSMNK
- a CDS encoding very short patch repair endonuclease; the encoded protein is MKKKKPLTRSQNMARIKSKNTKLEIYIRKLLYKMGYRYRVNYSQLPGTPDIFILKYNTAIFVNGCFWHRHKDCKIATFPKTHMEFWKEKFRRNVERDVEVREKLFERDISVITIWECEVNKMQRNEEYRGKYLKILRDRIERVFNYEEEDISVQMEVAEKSTPYK
- a CDS encoding DNA cytosine methyltransferase: MYYKSIDLFAGIGGVRLGFEYAFKKNIETIFISEIDKKAQETYKANFTDKLNINGDITKIDEKEIPKHDILLAGFPCQAFSLAGFKKGFEDARGTLFFDVVRIAKYHKPKVIFCENVKNLVNHDNGKTFKKITEILENMGYKVYSEIINSKNFGVPQNRERVYIVAFRKNIDSSNFIFPRKKDDSKKIIDILEKKEVSPKYYLSDVYLECLRKHKQRHKLKGNGFGYEIRDKNEIARTLVCGGIGRERNLIVDEKLTNFKPVTNIKGKINREFIRKLTPREWARLQGFPDDFKLTVADTHLYKQLGNTVTVTVIEAIAENIKKILDNNY
- a CDS encoding ATP-dependent nuclease, whose protein sequence is MNKNGIIELINTIQRMKQGKAFKNYIEYIVFPYYKNLFPNSKIDFEFPLTVLVGKNGSGKSSTLHALYGAPLNKSCSDFWFSTEVDPINENSDKERNRFFYGYREDSNSNIKEVKKQRSKRKGSKTKKEDPDYWETAKPKKTDGMIGGKKRNSPVNKEVVYLDFRAEVSAFDKIFHFSKEKLNERKKLLRERSKYLKRLFDNKPMKFPGVKDEKIGKLVEVSDKLIKQISYILGKDYVDIKIAEHSLFKNKGTSILVKTRVSSNYSEANAGSGEVAVIQLVKKITEAPEYSLILLDEPEVSIHPGAQEKLKKFLLENIKEKKLQVVISTHSPIFLKDLPSSAIKLYITNNDGKFEIKQNINYEEAFFDIEDSVAHKKIIFCEDYATKCMIESTLQFIKKDVFLDVIFVSGGEATLIAKYLPTIVSHKDFENKIFMVLDGDMKKEFLFNEKKLTVENSKNSNYLKECVKKAFGQEINVFPDSGNNKEQQKCEMYIKYLKYHNNSIYYLPDLTPELMLLKNDDIKNIYKEKFDKYPINFECNNNESQKVAKDNAKKIIDEIIEKEYTSLEFKKAGIKRLSNLWIQKESEDIKKLIEILNKILN
- the purB gene encoding adenylosuccinate lyase, translated to MADMSIYSNPLAERYSSKEMLHIFSPEFKFRTWRKLWINLAEAEKELGLDFITDEQIEELKKYKDDVDFEVAAKFEKKLRHDVMAHVHTYGEQAKNARKIIHLGATSAYVGDNTDLIQIKEGLLVIRKRMLVLIEKMRDFALEYKDLPTLGFTHFQAAQLTTVGKRATLWLHSLLLDFEELEFRLEHLRFRGVKGTTGTQASFKDLFEGDFEKVKQLDELVTKKAGFDKKQGVSGQTYDRKVDAQILNLLSNIAQSSHKFTNDFRLLQHLKELEEPFEKNQIGSSAMAYKRNPMRSERISSLAKYVISSSQTGALVFATQWFERTLDDSASKRLSIPQAFLAVDAILIIWLNIMDGVVVYPKVIETNIQKELPFMATENIIMESVKKGMDRQEVHEIIRELSMEETKEIKLNGKPNRLIDRIIKDGRLGLKAEDMEGILVSANYTGFAGQQTEDFVKNEINPILDKYKDEIVEDREELRV
- a CDS encoding tetratricopeptide repeat protein, which gives rise to MKKVLISIVFLISINVFADINSEIKNLKQLKVDNEFIEGYKKAVNEFSSTKKLSDKYMAEYLNIGMIYLKNSKYDEAIELYNRILKSNLKNVSTNYWAYYGISSAYFYKKDFKNSFEYGKKAIEMDIKQKKELTFIPKDEMEDYRRRNLAERTFLSGYSQEKYEEILNIFLETIKDENYKNVISKDEVIIKTLVSATMQIRKKDEKLSDKYLKELEKLKIFKVIKVD